The genome window AAGAGCAACGGGTACCTGATCAAGCAGACCGTGACCACGCTGGATGCCACGGTACGTGCGATCGCCGACGGTTCCATCAAGACCGCCGACACCTCGTTCTGGGACACCCTCGCGACTCAGACCAACCGTTCGGAGTAACGCTCCCTCAGCCGTAAACGAGCGGTCGGAAATAACCACAAACCCCCTTTGGGAGGTTATTTCCGACCGCTCGATGCGTTGTGGAGGTGCTTCAGCTCTCCGGTGGAGCGGATGTGCTCGAGCGGATGATCATCTCGGTGTGAGCGGTGTGGTTGGTGCGTTCGTCAGCTTCGGCCGGGCCGGTGAACCGCTGCAGCATCCGTTGCACCGCGCGGGCGCCCTGCAAGGCCGGGAACTGGGCAACGGTGGTCAGTCCGAAGACTTCGCCCAAATCGTGTCCATCGATTCCGATCACGGACAGGGCATCCGGAACCCGGATTCCGAGTTCGCGGGCGGCGACGATGGTGCCGATCGCCATCTCGTCCGAGGCGCAGAAGACGGCGGTTGGCCGGTTCCGGGGGTGACCCAGCAGGTGCTTGGCGCTGGCGTAGCCGCCGGGAATGGTGAAGTCGGCGTGGCCCACCCAGGAGGGTAGAACCTCGAGCCCTGCAGCTTCCATGGCTACTTCGTATCCCCGGCGCCGCCCCTCTGAGATGTTGAAGTCCACGGCTGTGTCTTCCTGTCCGCCGATATAGGCGATCCGCGTGTGCCCCAGGCTGATGAGGTGCTCGGTTGCCAACTGCGCAACTGCGAACTCGTTGACGCTGATCGTGTCGGCGCCGGGCAGGGGGCCGCCGATGCCGACGATCGGTTTTTGTACCGCGTGCAGCTGGTCCAGTTCGGATGTGCTCAGCTGCAGCGCCACCGAAATGACGCCGTCGCAGCGCTGGCGCAGCAGGAACTCGGAGAACACGCGATCACGGTGCGCGGCGCCATCGCTCACGTTATAGAGCGTGAGGTCATAGCCGGCGTCGAGCAGGGAAGCCGCCACGCTGTCCACGATTTGCGAGAAGTACCAGCGGTTCACAGACGGGACCACGACGCCGACATTCCGGTTCCGCCCTGACGCCAGGGAAGATGCCGAGAAGGACGGGACGAAGTCGAGCTGTTTCGCTGCCTCCAGTACCTTCAGCCGGGCCTTCTCGGAGACCTGGCCGTTTCCGCTGAGCGCACGGGACACCGTGGCGGTGGATACGCCGGCGAGTGCGGCAACGTCCTTGATGCCCACCACGGTGTCCTCCTCAGCGCAAACGGAATTTAGATCGAACTTGAACGGGCGACCCTCAACCAGACGCAGCGGTTGGGAGCCAGGGCGCCATTGGCGCCGGCGTCCGGATGACTCGCTGCAAGGACGGTTCCCGACGGTAGATAGGTCTCGAATTCTCCCATGTTGAGGATCACCAGGACATCGCCGTTGAGGAACGCCACCGTATCGGTGCCCTCGTAGTCTGCCGCCCAACTCAGGGACCCTGCACCCAGTCGCAGTTCCTTCCGGAGGGCCAACGCCTCGCGGTAAAGGTTGAGGGTCGAGGAGGGGTCTGCGGACTGGGCATCGCGGGCGAGACCGTGCCAGTCCGAGGGCTGGGGCAGCCAGCCCGACTCTGCGGATCCGAAGCCATAGAGGAGTTCGTCCGACTGCCATGGAAGGGGAACACGGCATCCATCACGGCCAACGCGCTCCCCGCCGGTGCGGATGAAGGTTGGGTCCTGGCGCAGTTCGTCTGGAATAGTGTGGTGATCCGGAAGTCCCAGTTCCTCGCCCTGGTAGAGGTAGATGCCGCCGGGAAGGGCGAACATCGCCAGCGAAGCGGCTCGCGCACGGTCCAATCCCAGTGCGTGATCCGGTTCTGCGCCGTCACCCGACTGGGCCGCCGCCTCCAGCGCGAATCGTGAAGCGTGGCGCGGAACGTCGTGGTTGCTCAGCACCCAGGTGGTGGGGGCACCCACGCCGTCGAATGCCTGCAGTGAGTCCGTGACGATGGTGCGGATAGCTTCGGCGCTCCAAGGGTGGTTCAGGTAGGCGAAGTTGAATGCCTGGTGCATCTCGTCGGCGCGCACCCACTCCGCCATGCGCGGGAGGGGATCAACCACAGCTTCCGCGCAGAGGATGCGCTCGCCGTCGTACTCGTTGAGGATGCTGCGCCAGCGGCGGTAGATGTCGTGGACAGGCTGCTGACCGAACATCGGGGCGAGGTGACCGGGGTAGTCCTCAGTGGAGCAGCCGTCGGGGCGCCCGTGCCAGTCGGGCAGCCCCTCGGCCTTAACAAGGGCGTGGGCGACGTCCACGCGGAACCCGCTGACGTTGCGATCAAGCCAAAAGCGGAGGATCCGTTCGAACTCTTCGTGAACCGCCGGGTTGTCCCAGTTGAAGTCGGGCTGGGAGGAGTCAAAGAGGTGCAGATACCACTGGCCGGGGGTGCCGTCGTCGTGCAGGGTCCGGGTCCAGGCGGAGCCGCCGAAGTGGGACTGCCAGTTGTTCGGCGGAAGGGCGCCGTCGGGCCCTGTTCCGTCCCGGAAGATGAACAGATCCCGCTCGGCGGAACCCGGCCCGGCAGCCAGGGCGGCCTTGAACAGCGGGTGCTCGCTGGAGCAGTGGTTGGGTACGAGGTCGACGATGATCTTGATCCCAAGCGCGGTTGCGCGGGAAACGAGGGCGTCGAAGTCCTCCAACGTGCCGAACATCGGGTCGACATCGCAGTAGTCGGCGACATCGTAGCCGCCGTCGCGCTGCGGTGAGGTGTAGAAGGGCGACAGCCAGATGGCGTCGATGCTGAGTTCGGCGAGGTGGTGAAGTTCGGCGGTGATGCCGGCGAGGTCGCCGGTGCCGTCGCCGTTCGAGTCGCGGAAGGACCGCGGGTACACCTGGTAGATGACCGACGAGCGCCACCAAGCGTCGTCGTCGTTGTGCTTGGTGTGGAGGGGTTCCTGGAAGGTGAGTGCTGTGGGCAGTACGGACACAGCAGGAGCCAGGGATGAAGCGTTAGGCATGCGGAACATGTAACCACGCGCTCCCCAGAAATGGAAGCGCTTACAGCGATGATTTGGGCGGCTGTTCTCTTGATTTGCGGGCTGACGTGGGACTTTTCAACATTCGCGAGTCCTGCCTTGAACATCCGGATCGCAAACGCTTACGATGTGGTGTGCCTCACCCTCCGGAGCTCTCCGAAGGGCATCAGGCACTATCCGCAAAGGTCTCAACTCTTACCCGTCACGCAGTGCGTTGCCCAGCGCTGGGCTGCTTCGTGGCGCCACAGAAAGGTTCACCAATGAAGGTGCAAACACCCAGACTCCTGACCCGCCGGACCCTGGCTACAGCCGCGATGTCCGTCGCGGTACTGGCGATGACCGCGTGCGGCGGTGGATCCACCGAATCCGCTACGGGTGAATCGGCCGCGCCAACCAATCTCGCCGAGGGCGGCTC of Arthrobacter sp. JZ12 contains these proteins:
- a CDS encoding LacI family DNA-binding transcriptional regulator: MGIKDVAALAGVSTATVSRALSGNGQVSEKARLKVLEAAKQLDFVPSFSASSLASGRNRNVGVVVPSVNRWYFSQIVDSVAASLLDAGYDLTLYNVSDGAAHRDRVFSEFLLRQRCDGVISVALQLSTSELDQLHAVQKPIVGIGGPLPGADTISVNEFAVAQLATEHLISLGHTRIAYIGGQEDTAVDFNISEGRRRGYEVAMEAAGLEVLPSWVGHADFTIPGGYASAKHLLGHPRNRPTAVFCASDEMAIGTIVAARELGIRVPDALSVIGIDGHDLGEVFGLTTVAQFPALQGARAVQRMLQRFTGPAEADERTNHTAHTEMIIRSSTSAPPES
- a CDS encoding glycoside hydrolase family 13 protein: MPNASSLAPAVSVLPTALTFQEPLHTKHNDDDAWWRSSVIYQVYPRSFRDSNGDGTGDLAGITAELHHLAELSIDAIWLSPFYTSPQRDGGYDVADYCDVDPMFGTLEDFDALVSRATALGIKIIVDLVPNHCSSEHPLFKAALAAGPGSAERDLFIFRDGTGPDGALPPNNWQSHFGGSAWTRTLHDDGTPGQWYLHLFDSSQPDFNWDNPAVHEEFERILRFWLDRNVSGFRVDVAHALVKAEGLPDWHGRPDGCSTEDYPGHLAPMFGQQPVHDIYRRWRSILNEYDGERILCAEAVVDPLPRMAEWVRADEMHQAFNFAYLNHPWSAEAIRTIVTDSLQAFDGVGAPTTWVLSNHDVPRHASRFALEAAAQSGDGAEPDHALGLDRARAASLAMFALPGGIYLYQGEELGLPDHHTIPDELRQDPTFIRTGGERVGRDGCRVPLPWQSDELLYGFGSAESGWLPQPSDWHGLARDAQSADPSSTLNLYREALALRKELRLGAGSLSWAADYEGTDTVAFLNGDVLVILNMGEFETYLPSGTVLAASHPDAGANGALAPNRCVWLRVARSSSI